Sequence from the Proteiniborus ethanoligenes genome:
TTACTTAACCCTAAAATTCCTTTACAATTTTTGTTCAATAGACTTAACATTTTAACTCCCCCTTTTTTGATGAAAAAAGCCATAGGATTATTTCCTATGGCAATATAAGCACATAAGGGTAGCAGAAAGCCTTCAAATCATAAAGACAATCCAGACACTCTTAGGGTAAATATAAAAAGCCATAGGAAAGCATACACAATCCTATGACTTTATCAGCTAATATAAAATTTCAAAATATTTACATTAAAAAACTAAAGACACCGGTCGTGTATATAAAATATTTAATTCATTTTTATTTAGTAGTAAATTTATTCTATTTCTCATGACACGACCTCCTTTTCATAATATTTTCTAACATAACCAGTATATTAAAATAAAATGGAAATTACAACTATTTTTTCAATTTGTAACACATTTGTAATGTTTAAAAGGCAAAGCCAGTACGTGGTTTGTATAACTACAACATGTTTCTTTATTATAATGTCGTGTTATTTTAAAAACTATTTGACATACAAATTGCATAATAATACTATAAATATATATAAATTATATTTAAATCTATATTGTTTTATTTTTATATTGAAATATAATTTTATAAGATACAGATAATTTTTTATAGTTTTTGGAGGAGATAAAATGAGAAGAATATTTTGCTTCATTATAATGCTATCTATGGTTTTTTCAGTAGGCTGCTCTAGTATAGATAATAATAGTCTAGAGGAAAATATAAGACCAGTAGTAGTGGAAAGCCTAGAGCCAACAACCTTTCCTATTTTAATAAATTACATAGGTACATTACAGTCTAAGGATTTAAAGAAATATAGCTTTAAAAGTAGTGCAAAAATTAAGACCATATATATTTCCGAAGGTCAATATGTTAAAAAAGGTGACCTGCTTATAGAATTAGATGCCGATGATTTAAACAAGGCAGTGTCAGCTTCTAAGCATCAAATGGATGCTGCTAAGGCCCTTTATGACAAATCAATAAAAGGTGCTACCTCAGAGCAAAGAAATCAAGCAGAGTTGACAGTTAAGCAAGCACAGGACGGATATGATTTTGCATTAGAATCCTATGGGAAAATGCAAAAGCTATATGAAGCAGGTAGTATTTCAAAGCAGCAGCTAGATGAAGTAAAGCTACAGCTAGACAATGCTGAAAGCTCCTTAAAGCTAGCAAGGGAAGCTTTAAATCAGGTAAATAGTGGAGCAACTGAGGAGGATAAAAGAGCTGCACTCTCACAATATGAACAAGCCAAAACAGCATATGAAGCTCAGCTTAGCTTACTAGATGATGCTTCTTTAGTATCTGACTCAGATGGATATATTGTAAGCATATTGTATAAGGAAGGAGA
This genomic interval carries:
- a CDS encoding efflux RND transporter periplasmic adaptor subunit, which gives rise to MRRIFCFIIMLSMVFSVGCSSIDNNSLEENIRPVVVESLEPTTFPILINYIGTLQSKDLKKYSFKSSAKIKTIYISEGQYVKKGDLLIELDADDLNKAVSASKHQMDAAKALYDKSIKGATSEQRNQAELTVKQAQDGYDFALESYGKMQKLYEAGSISKQQLDEVKLQLDNAESSLKLAREALNQVNSGATEEDKRAALSQYEQAKTAYEAQLSLLDDASLVSDSDGYIVSILYKEGELVPQGYPAIVVRTDEQIVSVGLSQEDISKIDLKTRANIIINDVNFKAHVSNINRAVDMETLTYNVELSIDEQLSEKDFLLGAIAKVELQIGEESGIWIPIVNIMSDGEDYVYVVMDEHVVRKNISILSVYEDKVLVEGLSPNEKLIVKGMKNVKEGYKVIIEN